The Castanea sativa cultivar Marrone di Chiusa Pesio chromosome 11, ASM4071231v1 genome contains a region encoding:
- the LOC142616337 gene encoding uncharacterized protein LOC142616337: MNGIVEAANKNIKKIMVKMIDTYKDWHEYLPFALCAYRTSVCTSMGVTLYSLVYGMEAVLPAEVEIPSLRILSQAKLSEAEWAHSQYEQVKMIDEKRMTTMCHGQLYQSRVEQASNRKVRPRAFEEGDLVLKNRN, encoded by the coding sequence ATGAATGGCATAGTGGAAGCCGCtaacaagaacataaagaaaatcATGGTTAAGATGATAGACACATATAAAGATTGGCACGAGTACTTGCCATTTGCTTTGTGTGCATATCGCACTTCTGTTTGTACTTCCATGGGTGTGACCCTGTATTCATTAGTATACGGCATGGAGGCCGTCCTCCCTGCAGAGGTAGAGATCCCGTCTCTCAGGATTTTATCACAAGCAAAGCTTTCAGAAGCTGAATGGGCCCATTCCCAATATGAACAAGTAAAAATGATAGATGAAAAGCGCATGACCACAATGTGCCATGGACAGTTGTACCAAAGCCGTGTCGAGCAAGCATCCAATAGGAAAGTTAGACCCAGGGCCTTTGAAGAAGGCGATCTAGTCTTGAAGAATCGCAACTAA